From one Peredibacter starrii genomic stretch:
- a CDS encoding NADH-quinone oxidoreductase subunit D-related protein — MFNWKEFEKTKQVLSHVGGRRYRDDWGQHHLTVRPTELIDWIELIKEDLNYLTLAEIAAVENNIDKEYRFELVYHFLNMGTHQRLNLHLLVNEGEIIPSVKNYYLQADWMEREQAEMLGLTFDRPTPALLLPEGQKNFPLRKKSEVKTWPEERPLEFPKLRMNPNKSEAPYPEESYQWKQFDIFSPVSAGNFEWSVCFDPVKVVDTRLRVGFHHQGLELFLQNKDILQVLQLADKINISAAPNYSIAWAKTIEEMFRIKIPERAQAIRIVMLELARIADHLTVLAEICRNAGQSEFTLFINAREKINELFEKFCGHRQGLGIARIGGVKEDLPHGWIVEYQAVAEILSKNLPVIHKSLIGQNNFRSHTDGDPVNAQSVLQWGVTGPTMRAAGLNFDLRKSQPFYFYQDIDFDIPVGIHGAIYDRYLIRYEEIHQSFRIITQVIDNLPLGDFINGMYDKNYVELLKLFEGADAPTQWHYGALETSNGEAGFLLNFNGTPKPARIKLKTPSFAVAQALQVFAKGLREDQLATCLASLNLSRWEMDR; from the coding sequence ATGTTTAATTGGAAAGAATTCGAAAAAACTAAGCAGGTCCTTTCTCACGTTGGCGGTCGCCGTTATCGTGATGATTGGGGACAACATCATTTGACAGTGAGACCAACTGAGCTGATTGATTGGATCGAGCTGATTAAAGAAGATTTGAATTATCTCACTCTCGCAGAAATCGCGGCGGTGGAAAATAATATCGATAAAGAGTATCGCTTTGAATTGGTGTATCACTTCCTTAACATGGGAACTCACCAACGACTCAATCTTCATCTTTTGGTGAATGAAGGCGAAATCATCCCTTCGGTGAAGAACTATTATCTTCAGGCGGACTGGATGGAACGAGAACAGGCAGAAATGCTGGGTCTTACTTTTGATCGTCCGACTCCGGCCCTTCTTTTGCCGGAAGGTCAAAAAAACTTCCCGCTTCGTAAAAAGAGCGAAGTGAAAACCTGGCCGGAAGAAAGACCCCTTGAATTTCCAAAACTACGCATGAATCCGAATAAATCGGAAGCTCCTTATCCGGAAGAAAGTTATCAGTGGAAACAGTTTGATATCTTCTCTCCAGTGAGCGCGGGTAACTTTGAATGGTCAGTCTGTTTTGATCCAGTCAAAGTCGTAGACACTCGTCTTCGTGTGGGATTTCATCACCAGGGTCTGGAACTGTTCTTACAGAACAAAGACATTCTACAAGTGCTTCAGCTGGCAGATAAAATCAATATCAGTGCGGCCCCGAATTATTCAATCGCTTGGGCAAAGACCATTGAAGAGATGTTCCGAATTAAAATTCCAGAACGCGCTCAGGCCATTCGTATTGTGATGCTCGAGCTTGCTCGAATCGCTGATCACCTTACGGTGCTCGCGGAAATTTGCCGAAACGCCGGCCAGAGTGAATTCACTCTTTTCATCAATGCTCGAGAAAAGATCAACGAGCTCTTTGAAAAGTTTTGTGGTCACAGACAAGGTCTTGGCATTGCTCGTATCGGGGGAGTGAAGGAAGATCTTCCTCACGGCTGGATTGTAGAGTATCAGGCAGTGGCAGAAATTCTTTCAAAGAATCTTCCTGTCATTCATAAATCGCTCATTGGTCAGAACAATTTCCGTTCTCACACCGATGGTGATCCGGTGAACGCTCAATCGGTGCTTCAATGGGGAGTTACTGGTCCCACTATGCGTGCGGCCGGATTAAACTTCGACCTTCGTAAATCGCAACCGTTTTATTTTTATCAGGATATCGATTTTGATATTCCAGTTGGCATTCATGGGGCGATTTATGATCGCTACCTCATCCGTTACGAAGAGATTCATCAAAGTTTTCGCATTATCACTCAGGTAATTGATAACCTTCCATTAGGTGATTTCATCAATGGTATGTATGATAAAAACTATGTTGAGTTGCTTAAGCTCTTCGAAGGTGCCGATGCTCCAACACAATGGCATTACGGCGCTTTGGAAACTTCGAATGGAGAAGCGGGCTTTTTGCTTAACTTCAATGGAACACCAAAACCTGCGCGTATAAAACTAAAGACTCCGAGCTTTGCTGTAGCACAAGCGCTACAGGTATTTGCCAAGGGACTTCGTGAAGATCAACTCGCAACTTGTTTGGCCAGCTTGAATCTTTCGCGTTGGGAAATGGATCGATAA
- the aat gene encoding leucyl/phenylalanyl-tRNA--protein transferase has protein sequence MKRKIVFPPVDTANEDGLVAVGGDLEVDTLIEAYRRGIFPWPLSTWPLNRELPNTWFSPNPRGVLFFDRLHVSRSFVKFLKKTPYTVTFNQAFTQVIHNCAKMVRKDQPGTWITPGITRAYEKLFQQDLAYSVEVWDGTRIVGGLYGVVMGDFISGESMFTIEDNAAKQGFYTLISHLESKGINWIDTQMVTPVVEQFGGIYISRPDFLRELQQVDWTREKKTIF, from the coding sequence ATGAAAAGAAAGATCGTCTTCCCTCCGGTAGACACGGCCAATGAAGATGGGCTTGTTGCTGTCGGAGGAGATCTTGAAGTTGATACGCTGATTGAGGCCTATCGCCGAGGAATTTTCCCTTGGCCACTATCTACCTGGCCTTTGAATCGAGAACTTCCTAATACCTGGTTTTCACCTAATCCCAGAGGCGTGCTGTTTTTTGATCGCCTACACGTCTCGCGCTCGTTTGTGAAATTTCTGAAGAAAACTCCTTATACCGTGACCTTTAATCAGGCATTCACGCAGGTGATTCATAACTGTGCCAAGATGGTCAGAAAAGATCAGCCCGGCACCTGGATCACTCCGGGAATCACGCGTGCTTATGAAAAGCTATTTCAACAAGACCTCGCCTACTCAGTTGAGGTGTGGGATGGAACTCGCATTGTGGGCGGTTTATACGGCGTTGTGATGGGAGATTTTATTTCAGGCGAGTCTATGTTCACGATTGAGGACAACGCCGCTAAACAAGGTTTTTACACGCTTATTTCGCATCTTGAATCCAAAGGAATAAACTGGATCGACACTCAAATGGTGACGCCGGTAGTGGAACAATTTGGAGGGATTTATATTTCTCGTCCAGATTTCCTGCGTGAATTACAACAGGTCGACTGGACGAGAGAGAAGAAAACGATTTTTTAA
- a CDS encoding arginase family protein, translating to MKEIEQLLTLPGNGVFTVNTGKEKKEKLMQAYYGTKDVEKAKAKWSKTFQKMTPDRPWVIGIPSDNGGGIQRGANWGPLVLRQEILSQHKNFLDLGDVRVIPHLLHDKYLNDETLKLCRKALYGKANKLPVSPLSIAERALHDLYKAHPSARILGFGGDHSTSYPLVKAWLESRKNLKKAALLHFDAHTDLLDRRLGIDICFGTWTYQILEHLATPDHVVQVGIRSSGKTKKYWKEHTGVEQLWAHEVIKWGVEKTYKKIRDQYKKLGVEEVYVSFDIDALDEKFAAATGTPEKEGLSPTDCAALLRLLSDDFKITGADLMEVAPFVWPAGVEPRDQQSSLTVAGDMARVLLEVLAK from the coding sequence TTGAAAGAGATTGAACAACTTTTAACTCTACCGGGTAACGGTGTCTTCACAGTGAACACCGGGAAAGAGAAAAAAGAAAAACTGATGCAGGCCTATTACGGAACAAAAGACGTAGAGAAGGCAAAAGCAAAGTGGAGTAAAACTTTTCAAAAGATGACCCCGGATCGTCCGTGGGTGATTGGTATTCCTTCTGATAATGGCGGCGGAATTCAAAGAGGTGCAAACTGGGGACCATTGGTTCTTCGTCAGGAAATTCTCTCTCAGCATAAAAATTTTTTGGACCTCGGTGACGTGCGAGTGATCCCTCACCTGCTTCACGATAAATATTTGAACGATGAGACGCTTAAACTTTGTCGTAAAGCACTTTACGGTAAGGCGAATAAACTTCCGGTTTCTCCTCTGAGTATCGCGGAACGTGCTCTTCATGATTTATATAAGGCCCATCCTTCTGCGCGCATTCTAGGTTTTGGGGGAGATCACTCAACCAGTTACCCTCTGGTGAAAGCGTGGCTCGAGAGCCGTAAGAACTTAAAGAAAGCGGCGTTGCTCCACTTTGATGCTCACACTGATCTTTTAGATCGCCGATTAGGCATTGATATTTGTTTCGGGACCTGGACGTATCAGATTCTGGAACACCTTGCGACTCCTGATCACGTGGTTCAAGTGGGAATTCGCTCAAGTGGTAAAACCAAGAAGTATTGGAAAGAGCACACTGGAGTTGAACAGCTTTGGGCCCATGAAGTGATTAAATGGGGAGTTGAAAAAACTTATAAGAAGATTCGTGATCAATATAAAAAACTCGGTGTGGAAGAAGTCTACGTGAGTTTTGATATCGATGCTCTGGATGAAAAGTTTGCTGCTGCAACTGGTACTCCGGAGAAAGAAGGTCTTTCACCGACTGATTGCGCTGCTCTTCTTCGTCTTCTTTCAGATGATTTTAAAATCACCGGAGCTGACTTGATGGAAGTGGCACCATTTGTGTGGCCCGCGGGAGTTGAACCTCGTGACCAGCAAAGTTCGCTCACAGTGGCCGGAGACATGGCCCGCGTTCTTCTGGAAGTACTCGCCAAATGA
- a CDS encoding NAD(P)-dependent oxidoreductase, with protein MKRFQVIRTHISPYQRQEFISDEKAMVEEFPLLNYETLASFKDLKTILVTNTHTQLADIPEDLLKQTVLIIHPNSGYDHFTGEHALWKNIPLVVGHTIRAQAVAEYSIGAVFEGLQELPQHLSWNKDRKWDRTLLKDTPAWVFGYGHIGKVIADTLSVLGMKVTVVDPFIKHCPHKLLPDWRQGNLSEARVIITATSLNQYSRHMFNKEFFDSLSDEVLFINGARGKLVEEKSLKEYLLTHPKSFAFLDVFEKEPFGEDWHGFPQVWKTSHIAGVEKNLDDKILEFEKSVLRDFQELDENEFFAKYEKELLQNKWIKGVLV; from the coding sequence ATGAAAAGGTTCCAAGTCATTAGAACTCATATATCGCCCTATCAGAGACAGGAATTCATTTCTGATGAAAAGGCCATGGTTGAGGAGTTCCCGCTCCTGAATTATGAGACACTTGCCTCATTTAAGGACCTTAAAACCATTCTGGTGACTAATACTCATACCCAACTAGCAGACATTCCAGAGGACCTCTTAAAACAGACGGTTCTGATTATTCATCCTAATTCGGGCTATGATCATTTTACTGGGGAGCATGCGCTCTGGAAAAACATCCCGCTGGTGGTGGGCCATACCATCCGCGCTCAGGCAGTGGCCGAGTACTCCATTGGAGCAGTATTTGAAGGGCTGCAGGAACTGCCTCAACATCTTTCATGGAACAAAGACCGAAAGTGGGACCGCACCCTTTTAAAAGATACTCCGGCTTGGGTCTTCGGATATGGTCACATTGGAAAAGTCATCGCGGACACACTTAGTGTTTTAGGCATGAAGGTCACAGTGGTTGATCCATTCATCAAGCATTGCCCGCATAAACTTCTTCCGGATTGGCGCCAGGGAAATCTTTCAGAGGCCCGAGTGATCATTACGGCCACAAGTCTTAATCAATATTCTCGTCACATGTTTAATAAAGAGTTTTTCGATTCGCTTTCAGATGAAGTGCTGTTTATCAACGGTGCTCGCGGGAAGCTCGTGGAAGAGAAAAGCCTTAAAGAATATCTTCTCACTCATCCCAAGTCCTTTGCCTTTCTGGATGTGTTTGAGAAAGAACCCTTCGGTGAAGATTGGCATGGCTTTCCTCAGGTGTGGAAGACCAGTCATATCGCCGGTGTGGAAAAAAACTTAGATGATAAAATTCTCGAGTTCGAGAAGTCCGTCCTTCGCGACTTTCAAGAACTGGATGAAAATGAATTCTTTGCAAAATATGAGAAGGAACTCTTGCAGAATAAGTGGATCAAAGGAGTGCTAGTTTGA
- the map gene encoding type I methionyl aminopeptidase, with protein sequence MITIKSAREIEVMREAGKMAAKTLHFLGKNLKIGMSTEDINKMCHEYTINRGGIPATLGYHGFPKSLCTSRNEVICHGIPSEKEFLKNGDIINLDVTTIWKGFHGDTNYTFLVGDVKPEVKKLVEITQQCMMAGISVCKPGARIGDIGAVIEEMAHDNGYSVVHEYCGHGIGRKFHEEPQIVHVGKKGTGVEMRPGMTFTVEPMINLGKRHCKLLDDEWTVVTKDKSWSAQFEHTILITESGHEILTQFSPEEWTEADDKI encoded by the coding sequence ATGATCACTATTAAATCGGCACGCGAAATTGAAGTTATGAGAGAAGCAGGAAAGATGGCGGCGAAAACGCTTCATTTCCTAGGTAAGAATCTCAAAATTGGTATGAGTACTGAAGACATTAACAAAATGTGTCATGAGTACACCATTAATCGCGGCGGCATTCCTGCGACCCTGGGCTACCACGGTTTTCCTAAGTCACTTTGTACTTCTCGTAATGAAGTGATCTGTCACGGGATTCCATCTGAAAAAGAATTTTTGAAGAACGGCGATATTATCAATCTAGATGTGACTACCATCTGGAAGGGCTTTCACGGCGATACGAACTACACTTTCTTAGTGGGTGACGTAAAACCAGAAGTGAAGAAACTTGTAGAGATCACTCAGCAGTGTATGATGGCCGGTATTTCGGTTTGTAAACCGGGTGCTCGCATTGGTGACATTGGCGCTGTGATTGAAGAGATGGCCCACGATAATGGTTACTCAGTTGTTCACGAGTATTGTGGTCACGGGATTGGAAGAAAATTCCATGAAGAGCCGCAGATCGTTCACGTTGGGAAGAAAGGCACTGGCGTTGAAATGCGTCCGGGCATGACTTTCACGGTTGAACCGATGATCAACCTTGGTAAGCGCCACTGCAAACTTCTTGATGATGAGTGGACCGTTGTAACAAAAGATAAATCCTGGTCTGCTCAGTTTGAACACACCATTCTTATTACTGAGTCTGGCCACGAGATCCTGACACAATTCTCTCCGGAAGAGTGGACAGAAGCCGATGATAAAATTTAA
- a CDS encoding (2Fe-2S)-binding protein produces MIKFKDLISENSSNKVMDDASVSLTLEAHTLFLRFDTKDTILRANYSGPASPWLAALCKILIDKTLTEALHFNWSTFESAFKEDQTFWDFRQETQDDFFCKPLELLKATLDHFRGKDYLYQETSPLICRCFGIREADVLEHLQKNETPTLESLSGETKAGMGCRSCVPQLNRWVVLHESKKHSHHFKERPVAEWLLDIDYMLSCFPESQDWKMEVKSMKGKQVQISFDKEVTQREEEAIAKKLQDFLGASVDGDLGFFLRRARHFSKARG; encoded by the coding sequence ATGATAAAATTTAAAGATCTCATTTCGGAAAATTCATCTAATAAAGTGATGGATGACGCCTCAGTGTCTTTGACTCTCGAGGCGCATACACTTTTTCTTCGCTTCGATACTAAAGATACAATTCTAAGAGCTAATTATTCAGGACCTGCGTCTCCATGGCTCGCGGCCCTCTGTAAAATCCTTATTGATAAGACTTTGACTGAGGCCCTGCATTTTAACTGGAGCACTTTTGAGTCTGCTTTCAAAGAAGATCAAACCTTCTGGGACTTCCGTCAGGAAACGCAGGATGATTTTTTCTGTAAACCCCTCGAACTTTTGAAAGCGACCCTCGATCACTTTCGTGGCAAAGATTATCTCTATCAGGAAACGAGTCCTTTAATCTGTCGCTGTTTTGGTATTCGTGAAGCAGATGTGCTTGAGCATCTTCAGAAAAATGAAACTCCGACATTAGAAAGCCTTTCGGGTGAAACCAAAGCAGGCATGGGCTGTCGCTCATGTGTGCCTCAGCTTAATCGTTGGGTGGTTCTGCACGAGAGTAAAAAACATTCTCACCACTTTAAAGAGCGTCCAGTGGCAGAGTGGCTTCTTGATATCGATTACATGCTTTCGTGTTTTCCGGAATCACAAGACTGGAAAATGGAAGTAAAGAGCATGAAGGGCAAACAGGTCCAGATCTCTTTTGATAAAGAGGTCACTCAGCGCGAGGAAGAGGCAATTGCTAAGAAGCTTCAGGACTTCTTAGGTGCTTCAGTTGATGGTGACTTAGGTTTCTTCTTAAGACGTGCACGACACTTTTCAAAAGCGCGCGGATAG
- the tatC gene encoding twin-arginine translocase subunit TatC, with product MKEMTFMEHLEELRTRIIRVLIILVVSFGICYYFSTDIQEFLLAPLRAAIGTQGKVVFTGLLDKVLAELQIAFWSCVALASPFWFREAWLFIKPGLYESEVRAIRPFIFVGFLLFIAGVAFGYYVIFPFTFKTLISSGVQNVEAMLNLQDYLLLSSKVLVFLGILFQMPNVIIILGFMGLVTKYSLRNMRRYLAVAFAVAAAVITPTPDILSMMCVWIPMMILYEIGIIAVAWIVHPYLHRKYMSDETTSESEPEEEA from the coding sequence ATGAAAGAAATGACCTTTATGGAGCATTTAGAAGAGCTTCGAACGCGGATTATCCGTGTCCTCATCATTTTGGTGGTTTCTTTTGGTATCTGTTACTACTTCTCAACTGACATCCAAGAGTTCCTTCTAGCACCTCTTCGCGCAGCGATCGGGACGCAGGGGAAGGTCGTGTTCACAGGACTTCTTGATAAGGTCCTGGCCGAACTTCAAATTGCTTTCTGGTCATGTGTTGCTTTGGCGAGTCCGTTTTGGTTCCGCGAGGCCTGGCTCTTTATTAAACCTGGTCTTTATGAAAGCGAGGTCCGTGCGATCCGTCCTTTCATTTTTGTGGGCTTCCTCCTTTTCATCGCCGGTGTGGCCTTTGGTTACTATGTGATCTTCCCGTTCACATTTAAGACGCTTATTTCTTCTGGTGTTCAGAACGTTGAGGCGATGCTGAACCTTCAAGACTACTTACTTCTTTCTTCAAAAGTTCTGGTGTTCCTGGGGATTCTCTTCCAGATGCCCAACGTGATTATTATTCTAGGTTTTATGGGTCTTGTGACGAAGTACTCGCTTCGTAACATGCGTCGCTACCTTGCAGTTGCTTTTGCAGTTGCGGCAGCGGTGATTACGCCGACACCAGATATTCTTTCGATGATGTGTGTGTGGATTCCGATGATGATTCTTTATGAAATCGGAATTATCGCAGTGGCATGGATTGTTCACCCATATCTGCACCGTAAGTACATGTCTGATGAAACGACGTCAGAATCAGAACCAGAAGAAGAAGCTTAG
- the speB gene encoding agmatinase: MTNKEPRLIKEVEGLEPQKPFIGTQYAEAIFSHSTHIIGFCFDGTTSFRPGARFAPSAIREASYGLEDYSPYLDKDTQDYNIITMGDLPTYPSKWHLTNEFFMEMTKDLDLKKDEIKFVTLGGEHSISYGPIVTYMKNYPDLVLLHLDAHTDLRDGYLEEKYSHASIIRRVLDHFTPKNRLIQYGIRSGPRQEFNWMKENKTLASSLKECCEWLEGIDDSRPIYLTLDLDFFDPGFFPGTGTPEAGGEDFHGFMKILKILNRKNFVGADIVELAPMLDATNNSSCFASKVTREIMLAMNK; this comes from the coding sequence ATGACAAATAAAGAACCTCGTTTAATTAAAGAAGTTGAAGGATTAGAGCCGCAAAAGCCGTTCATCGGTACTCAGTACGCTGAGGCGATCTTCTCGCACTCAACTCACATCATCGGCTTCTGCTTTGACGGTACAACATCTTTCCGTCCAGGCGCTCGTTTCGCTCCAAGTGCCATTCGTGAAGCTTCATATGGTCTAGAGGACTACTCTCCGTACCTGGATAAAGACACTCAAGACTACAACATCATCACGATGGGTGACCTTCCGACTTATCCGTCGAAGTGGCACCTTACGAATGAATTCTTCATGGAAATGACGAAGGACCTTGATCTTAAAAAAGACGAGATCAAATTCGTTACTCTTGGTGGTGAGCACTCAATCTCTTACGGCCCAATCGTAACTTATATGAAGAACTACCCTGATCTCGTTCTTCTTCACCTAGATGCTCACACAGACCTTCGTGATGGTTACCTTGAAGAGAAGTATTCTCACGCTTCGATTATCCGTCGCGTGCTAGATCACTTCACTCCTAAGAACCGCTTGATCCAATACGGAATCCGTTCTGGACCTCGCCAAGAGTTCAACTGGATGAAAGAGAACAAGACGCTTGCTTCATCTCTTAAAGAGTGTTGTGAGTGGTTGGAAGGAATCGATGATTCTCGTCCGATCTACTTAACTCTTGATCTGGATTTCTTTGATCCTGGTTTCTTCCCTGGTACAGGTACGCCTGAGGCCGGTGGTGAAGATTTCCACGGCTTCATGAAGATCCTTAAGATCCTTAACCGTAAAAACTTCGTAGGCGCAGATATCGTTGAGCTAGCTCCAATGCTGGACGCTACTAACAACTCTTCTTGTTTTGCTTCGAAAGTTACTCGCGAGATTATGCTCGCGATGAATAAGTAA
- the speE gene encoding polyamine aminopropyltransferase — MSGNWMVEEFFHKTFSMGFKIKEYLHSEQSKFQKIDVVETDSVGKLLLLDGKTMVSDKDEFVYHEVVSHIPYMVSRNCKKVLIIGGGDGGVVREFVKHPDIERIDLVEIDERVIEVSKIYFPDCTSGLSDKRVRVLPEDGFAFIKRAKAEYDIIVVDSTDPVDFASGLFTDEFYADVYNALTEDGIMMNQTENPFLDEFGIKNIYNNMRKVFPIVSSFNAPMLIYPGVYWTFGFSSKKYRATDLNPAKMGHMHSLQRSLKWYNMDWHKGTFAISNFHKQMIGQE; from the coding sequence ATGAGCGGCAACTGGATGGTTGAGGAGTTTTTCCATAAGACTTTCTCAATGGGTTTTAAAATCAAAGAATACCTTCACTCTGAGCAATCAAAGTTTCAGAAGATTGATGTTGTTGAAACTGACTCAGTTGGAAAACTGCTTCTTCTTGATGGCAAGACCATGGTGTCTGACAAGGACGAGTTCGTTTACCACGAAGTAGTTTCTCACATCCCATATATGGTAAGCCGCAACTGTAAAAAAGTTCTGATCATCGGTGGCGGTGACGGCGGTGTAGTTCGTGAATTCGTAAAGCACCCGGATATCGAGCGCATTGATCTGGTTGAGATCGATGAGCGCGTGATCGAAGTTTCTAAAATTTATTTCCCGGATTGTACTTCAGGTCTATCTGATAAGCGCGTTCGTGTTCTACCAGAAGATGGTTTCGCTTTCATTAAGCGCGCTAAAGCTGAATACGATATCATCGTAGTTGATTCAACTGACCCGGTTGATTTCGCTTCAGGTCTTTTCACTGATGAGTTCTACGCTGACGTGTATAACGCTCTTACAGAAGACGGTATCATGATGAACCAAACTGAAAATCCATTCCTGGATGAGTTTGGTATCAAGAACATCTACAACAACATGAGAAAAGTGTTCCCAATCGTGAGCTCGTTCAATGCTCCGATGCTTATTTACCCTGGTGTTTACTGGACGTTCGGTTTCTCTTCTAAGAAATACCGTGCGACAGATCTTAACCCAGCTAAGATGGGCCACATGCACTCTCTTCAGAGATCACTCAAGTGGTACAACATGGACTGGCACAAAGGAACATTTGCCATCTCTAACTTCCACAAGCAAATGATCGGTCAGGAGTAA
- the rfaD gene encoding ADP-glyceromanno-heptose 6-epimerase has product MILVTGAAGFIGSVIVKELNALGIEDLLLCDHFETGDKWKNLRGLKYDSFVQVEDLFDHPIWKKQGGLKAIYHMGACSATTELDMDFLYKNNTEYTNKLLALATTKNIPIVYASSAATYGAGEQGYSDDHKGIAKLVPLNKYGYSKQLSDEWILKQTKKPKVWFGVKFFNVFGPNEYHKGKMSSVVFQSFNQIKEVGEVKLFKSHRPDYKDGEQLRDFVYVKDVVRAMIALIDAGKKKPSISGIYNLGTGEARSFHDLVKATYAAMDIKPKITFIDMPVELRNQYQYYTQADMGKLKKALPKFKFMKLEEAVDDYVRNHLAQENPYLSV; this is encoded by the coding sequence ATGATTTTAGTAACTGGTGCCGCCGGTTTTATCGGTAGCGTGATTGTAAAAGAATTAAATGCTCTTGGAATCGAAGACCTGCTTCTTTGTGACCATTTCGAGACAGGCGATAAGTGGAAAAACCTCCGTGGCCTTAAATACGATTCATTTGTTCAGGTAGAAGACCTGTTCGACCACCCCATCTGGAAAAAGCAGGGCGGACTTAAAGCGATTTATCACATGGGTGCATGTTCAGCGACGACTGAACTGGATATGGATTTCTTGTATAAGAACAACACTGAATACACTAACAAGCTTCTGGCCTTGGCCACGACGAAAAATATCCCAATCGTTTACGCTTCAAGTGCCGCTACATACGGCGCCGGTGAGCAAGGCTATTCGGATGATCATAAAGGGATCGCAAAACTCGTTCCGCTTAATAAGTATGGCTACTCAAAGCAGCTGTCTGACGAGTGGATTCTAAAACAAACGAAAAAACCAAAAGTTTGGTTCGGAGTTAAGTTCTTCAACGTATTTGGCCCGAATGAGTACCACAAAGGCAAAATGAGCTCAGTGGTGTTCCAGTCTTTCAATCAAATTAAAGAAGTGGGCGAAGTAAAACTCTTCAAATCTCACCGTCCTGACTACAAAGATGGCGAGCAGCTTCGTGACTTCGTTTATGTAAAAGACGTGGTTCGTGCCATGATCGCTTTAATCGATGCTGGTAAAAAGAAGCCGTCAATTTCCGGGATTTATAACCTTGGAACAGGCGAGGCGAGAAGTTTCCATGATCTGGTGAAAGCAACTTACGCTGCCATGGACATTAAACCAAAAATTACCTTCATCGATATGCCAGTTGAACTAAGAAACCAGTATCAGTACTACACGCAGGCGGACATGGGTAAATTAAAGAAGGCCCTGCCGAAATTTAAATTCATGAAACTGGAAGAAGCTGTCGATGATTATGTACGTAATCACTTGGCACAAGAAAATCCTTATTTGAGTGTTTAA
- a CDS encoding FliG C-terminal domain-containing protein → MNKKIDGLKQAIEMLQGLDLAAQQSLIAEIARKDPEMAIKLKQNLVTFDDLKYLTVAMMKRLLQDIDLDVLGLALRGASKEVTDHLLNMFSTNMKRDVEDYLKGKPRPLSEVLEAQKKIMDVVIRLRDKGEIVLSKDKSERYV, encoded by the coding sequence ATGAATAAAAAAATTGATGGTCTGAAACAAGCAATCGAAATGCTCCAGGGTCTAGACCTTGCGGCCCAACAGTCTCTCATCGCAGAGATTGCCCGTAAGGATCCTGAGATGGCCATCAAGTTAAAACAAAACCTCGTGACCTTTGATGATCTGAAATACCTAACGGTTGCCATGATGAAACGCCTTCTTCAAGACATCGATCTGGATGTTCTAGGGCTGGCTCTTCGCGGGGCCAGTAAGGAAGTGACTGATCATCTCCTCAACATGTTCTCGACCAATATGAAACGTGATGTGGAAGATTACTTAAAGGGAAAACCTCGTCCGCTTTCAGAAGTTCTGGAAGCTCAGAAGAAGATCATGGATGTGGTTATTCGTTTAAGAGATAAGGGCGAGATCGTACTTTCAAAAGACAAGTCAGAGAGATACGTGTGA
- a CDS encoding TraR/DksA family transcriptional regulator, with amino-acid sequence MEKATIEHFKNLFMEILSEEEIFEGKLSPVSLEGDEVDIVSVEKENQMDFRLKARNAVYLKKVRKSLQKIEDGTFGECEECGAEITHNRLLARPTADLCIHCKEAEEKEENQLVHRNRDSLKNGRVLPIEHLERGYNKDETSTSDFHVTHMDYQDIVN; translated from the coding sequence ATGGAAAAAGCAACAATCGAACACTTCAAGAACCTCTTCATGGAAATCCTTTCTGAAGAAGAAATCTTTGAAGGCAAACTCTCGCCGGTGAGCCTTGAAGGTGATGAAGTAGACATTGTTTCTGTTGAGAAAGAAAACCAAATGGATTTCCGCCTCAAAGCAAGAAATGCTGTGTATCTAAAGAAAGTACGCAAGTCTCTTCAGAAAATTGAAGATGGAACTTTTGGCGAGTGCGAAGAGTGCGGCGCCGAAATTACTCATAACCGTCTACTAGCTCGTCCGACTGCTGACCTTTGCATTCACTGTAAAGAAGCTGAGGAAAAAGAAGAGAATCAACTGGTTCACCGTAACCGTGATTCATTGAAGAACGGCCGTGTTCTTCCAATCGAGCACCTTGAGCGCGGTTATAACAAAGATGAAACATCGACTTCTGATTTCCACGTCACACACATGGATTATCAGGACATCGTGAACTAA